The window ACTACTGATATTTCCTATACTAGAGCAGGTAATTTTTATATGGATAGTAATGGTGACTTAGTAAATGGTGATGGAAAGTATTTAATAGGTGTAGGTTCAGTAATTTTAAATATTCCTACAGATGCACAGAGTATGTCAATTGGTCAAGATGGAACAGTCACTTATGTCGATGTGGACGGAGTACTTCAAACAGAAGGGCAAATTGAATTAGCCAAATTCCCAAATAGCGGTGGGTTAACTAAGAGTGGTTCAAATTATTTTATTGAATCACCTGCTTCTGGTGAACCTGTTATAGGGGCCCCTCTAACTTCGGGTCTTGGGACTATCAATTCTGGTTTCCTAGAAATGTCCAACGTTGATTTATCTGAAGAATTCACAGACATGATTGTTGCACAACGTGGTTTCCAAGCAAATACTCGTATAATCACAACTTCAGATTCTATCTTGGAAGAGTTAATTAATTTAAAACGAT is drawn from Psychrobacillus sp. INOP01 and contains these coding sequences:
- the flgG gene encoding flagellar basal body rod protein FlgG codes for the protein MIRSLYSGISGMKNFQTKLDVIGNNISNVNTYGFKKGRTIFKDLISQTTSGASGATGTRGGVNAKQVGLGSQLASIDTIQTGGSLQSTGNTLDLAISGDGFFQVADSDKLTTDISYTRAGNFYMDSNGDLVNGDGKYLIGVGSVILNIPTDAQSMSIGQDGTVTYVDVDGVLQTEGQIELAKFPNSGGLTKSGSNYFIESPASGEPVIGAPLTSGLGTINSGFLEMSNVDLSEEFTDMIVAQRGFQANTRIITTSDSILEELINLKR